A stretch of the Thiocystis violascens DSM 198 genome encodes the following:
- a CDS encoding HAMP domain-containing methyl-accepting chemotaxis protein, which yields MKLTLSRKMTVARKMGLLVGAALIGIGLLAFVSHQQMSKVFEAANYSTVNSVPSLVALDDLRAHFSTLRILVLRHIINTDPAKMEEVEQTIAESRRKTEEALRAYEAMISDETDRTFHRQEQELYAKYLASLEPLLIQSRANNTERALELMEENRRIAKDLGAILDEHFAYNVDLANKAADLALNTRRDATNLSLLILALTLVTVTFIGVVITRNLLKQLGGEPDFAAEVANRIAAGDLGSRIDLKAGDTGSLMAAMKTMSETIQQIIEEMSHMSAEHDQGDIDARIDASRFNGSFRAMAEGANQMAAGHISVYRESIGCVKEFGEGNMDAPLQAFPGKKAFINETIEQVRGNIKALIADTRLLSDATLNGQLDLRADATRHRGDFRRIVDGINGMLDAVVSPVNEVMRILKLMEDGQLSETIKTSYQGQLEELRNTVNNTVAKLAQTMRDVSATAADLTSAADQVSMTAQTLSQGATEQAAGVEETSASMEQMSASVAQNTENASVTDGMAAKAAKEAAEGGVAVRETVAAMKQIAQKIGIIDDIAYQTNLLALNAAIEAARAGEHGKGFAVVAAEVRKLAERSQIAAQEIGEVAGSSVELAEKAGRLLDAIVPAIAKTSDLVQEISAASSEQSTGVRQINSAMDQLNQTTQQNASASEELAATAEEMSGQAEQLQGMMRFFKTGAEPAVQAATAKASPPGRTRAVSKPFGHQQSVASHAQNPEFVSF from the coding sequence ATGAAACTCACCCTTTCCAGAAAGATGACCGTCGCCCGAAAAATGGGCCTCCTCGTTGGCGCGGCCCTGATCGGTATCGGTCTGCTCGCCTTCGTCAGTCACCAGCAGATGAGCAAGGTCTTCGAGGCGGCCAACTACAGCACCGTCAATTCGGTGCCCAGTCTGGTCGCGCTCGACGATCTGCGTGCGCATTTCTCGACTCTGCGGATCCTCGTCCTGCGTCACATCATCAATACCGACCCGGCCAAAATGGAGGAGGTCGAACAGACCATCGCCGAGAGCCGGCGCAAGACCGAGGAGGCGTTACGGGCCTATGAGGCCATGATCTCGGACGAGACCGACAGAACCTTCCATCGCCAGGAGCAGGAACTGTACGCCAAATATCTCGCCTCACTCGAACCCCTGCTGATCCAGTCGCGCGCCAACAACACCGAGAGGGCGCTCGAACTGATGGAGGAAAACCGCCGTATTGCCAAAGATCTCGGTGCGATACTCGACGAGCATTTCGCCTATAACGTCGATCTGGCCAACAAGGCCGCCGACCTGGCACTCAATACCCGCCGCGACGCCACCAACCTGTCGCTGCTCATCCTCGCCCTGACCCTGGTGACAGTCACCTTCATCGGTGTGGTCATTACCCGCAATCTGCTCAAACAGTTGGGCGGCGAGCCCGATTTTGCCGCCGAGGTGGCCAACCGGATCGCGGCCGGCGATCTCGGCTCACGGATCGACCTCAAGGCCGGCGACACCGGCAGCCTGATGGCGGCGATGAAGACGATGTCGGAGACCATCCAGCAGATCATCGAGGAGATGAGCCACATGTCCGCCGAGCATGACCAGGGCGACATCGACGCGCGGATCGATGCCTCCCGCTTCAACGGTTCCTTTCGGGCCATGGCCGAGGGTGCCAATCAGATGGCCGCCGGCCATATCTCGGTCTATCGGGAGTCGATCGGCTGCGTCAAGGAATTCGGCGAGGGCAACATGGATGCGCCGCTGCAAGCCTTCCCCGGCAAGAAGGCATTCATCAACGAGACCATCGAGCAGGTGCGCGGCAACATCAAGGCACTCATCGCCGACACCCGGTTGCTGTCCGATGCGACGCTCAACGGTCAACTCGACCTGCGCGCCGACGCGACCCGTCACCGGGGCGACTTCCGGCGGATCGTCGACGGGATCAACGGCATGCTGGACGCCGTGGTCAGCCCGGTCAACGAGGTGATGCGAATTCTGAAGCTGATGGAAGACGGACAGTTGTCGGAGACGATCAAGACGAGCTATCAGGGGCAACTGGAAGAGTTGCGCAACACGGTCAACAACACGGTCGCCAAGTTGGCGCAGACCATGCGCGATGTGAGCGCCACCGCCGCCGATCTGACCTCGGCGGCCGATCAGGTGAGCATGACCGCGCAGACGCTCTCGCAGGGCGCCACCGAACAGGCGGCTGGCGTGGAGGAGACCTCGGCCTCGATGGAACAGATGTCCGCCTCGGTCGCGCAGAACACCGAGAACGCCTCCGTCACCGACGGCATGGCGGCCAAGGCCGCGAAAGAGGCCGCCGAGGGCGGCGTGGCGGTGCGCGAGACGGTCGCGGCGATGAAACAGATCGCGCAGAAGATCGGCATCATCGACGACATCGCCTATCAGACCAACCTGCTGGCGCTCAACGCCGCCATTGAGGCTGCCCGCGCCGGCGAGCATGGCAAGGGCTTCGCGGTGGTCGCCGCCGAGGTCCGCAAACTGGCCGAGCGCAGTCAGATAGCGGCGCAGGAGATCGGCGAGGTCGCCGGCTCCAGCGTGGAACTGGCGGAGAAGGCAGGGCGTCTGCTCGACGCCATCGTGCCCGCCATCGCCAAGACCTCGGACCTGGTGCAGGAGATCTCGGCGGCCTCCAGCGAACAGTCCACCGGCGTGCGCCAGATCAACAGCGCCATGGATCAGCTCAACCAGACCACCCAGCAGAACGCCTCGGCCTCCGAGGAACTGGCGGCGACGGCCGAGGAGATGAGCGGTCAGGCCGAGCAGCTCCAGGGGATGATGCGGTTCTTCAAGACGGGTGCGGAACCGGCGGTCCAGGCGGCGACCGCCAAGGCGAGCCCGCCGGGCCGAACCAGGGCGGTCTCCAAGCCCTTCGGTCATCAGCAATCCGTGGCTTCGCATGCCCAGAATCCCGAATTCGTGAGCTTCTGA
- a CDS encoding chemotaxis protein CheW: MGQLVPEGNRRPEADMTSGDAYGSQYLTFTVAGQMYGIGILTIKEIIQYGGVCGVPMLPAFIRGVINLRGAVVPVVDLSVRFHGQVAPTGKRNCIVIVETRADEGVQDVGVVVDSVSAVLDIAAAEIEPAPVFGARIKTDFIRGMGKVDGRFVILLDVERVLGTEGLVAVARTAQAGVANGASGMLTAEPEGGHVNALG, from the coding sequence ATGGGACAGCTCGTACCTGAAGGCAACCGCCGCCCGGAGGCCGACATGACAAGTGGCGACGCCTATGGCAGCCAGTACCTCACTTTCACCGTGGCTGGTCAGATGTATGGCATCGGCATCCTGACCATCAAGGAAATCATCCAGTACGGCGGCGTGTGCGGCGTGCCCATGCTGCCCGCGTTCATCCGGGGCGTGATCAACCTGCGCGGGGCGGTGGTGCCGGTGGTGGATCTGTCGGTGCGCTTCCATGGCCAGGTGGCGCCGACGGGCAAGCGCAACTGCATCGTCATCGTCGAGACGCGGGCGGACGAGGGGGTGCAGGACGTAGGAGTGGTGGTGGACAGCGTCTCGGCGGTGCTGGACATCGCGGCCGCCGAGATCGAACCCGCCCCGGTCTTCGGCGCCCGGATCAAGACCGACTTCATCCGCGGCATGGGCAAGGTCGACGGGCGCTTCGTGATCCTGCTCGACGTCGAGCGCGTCCTCGGCACCGAGGGCCTGGTGGCCGTGGCTCGGACGGCCCAGGCCGGGGTGGCGAACGGGGCGTCGGGAATGCTGACGGCCGAGCCTGAAGGTGGTCATGTCAACGCGCTCGGGTGA
- a CDS encoding cache domain-containing protein, producing the protein MNQQISNTPNLLVDRSPRWSLNQLRIGTKLNLLIVIVLVVLAAITAVSLSILRSSMIHEKQDKLLNLVEVGLTTLDHYGKQAESGAMTQEAAQAAAKQAIRAIRYEESNYLFVIGTDYRMLVQPIKPETEETDVSNVKDPNGVRVLYELVEMAQRGDRGYLEYLWPRQDSPKPVEKLSTAQLYAPWGWVIGTGVYIDDVDAAFWKVAMTLGGIAATAMAALLILAVFITRSIVRPIGRAVEAANQLAEGDLSMRIEATGRDETGQLLRAVRKVQESLQALSADTRHLIRAAELGRLSERADAGKHAGEYRTIMDGINATLDRLVGFLDLMPAPAMAVDRDFNVQYITEMGARIGNKLPAQVRGTKCYDHFKTSDCRTERCAVARAMASGQLASSEADAHPGGRDLEIDYTGTPVRNRNGDIVGAFEFIVDQTAIKQSARVARKVSDYQQAETLKLVAGLGHLAEGEVDFSIETAPADGDTQAVKETYDTIATAVNTCVGAIKSVIADTGTLSQAALAGQLDVRADAARHRGDFRRIVEGINATLDAVIGPVNEVVRILALMEAGNLCETIEVQYRGRLQELRDSVNNTVTRLAHTMRDVRATAADLASAADQVSMTAQSLSQGATQQAASVEETSASIEQMSASVAQNTENALVTDGMAAKASQEAKEGGAAVKEMVGAMKQIANKIGIIDDIAYQTNLLALNAAIEAARAGEHGKGFAVVAAEVRKLAERSQEAAQEIGEVASSSVDLAETAGRLLEQIVPAIAKTSDLVQEISAASSEQSTGVRQINSAMDQLNQATQQNASASEELAATAEEMSGQAEQLQGMMRFFKTGAEPALPATPAKVSAAGRPKAMSSFSSKHQAVASPTLDPEFVSF; encoded by the coding sequence GTGAATCAACAGATCTCAAACACCCCCAATCTCCTCGTCGACCGATCCCCGAGATGGAGTCTCAACCAGCTGCGCATCGGTACCAAGCTAAACCTGCTCATCGTGATCGTGTTGGTGGTACTCGCGGCCATCACGGCGGTTTCACTGTCGATCCTGCGTTCGTCGATGATCCATGAAAAACAGGACAAGCTCCTGAATCTGGTGGAGGTCGGTCTGACCACCCTGGACCATTACGGCAAACAGGCCGAGAGCGGGGCCATGACCCAGGAGGCCGCCCAGGCCGCCGCCAAGCAGGCGATCAGGGCCATACGCTATGAGGAGAGCAACTATCTGTTCGTGATCGGCACGGACTATCGGATGCTGGTTCAGCCGATCAAGCCCGAAACGGAGGAGACGGACGTCTCGAATGTGAAGGATCCCAATGGCGTGCGCGTCCTGTACGAACTGGTGGAGATGGCCCAGCGTGGCGACCGGGGTTATCTGGAATACCTTTGGCCCCGGCAGGACAGTCCGAAGCCGGTGGAAAAACTCTCCACAGCGCAACTCTATGCCCCCTGGGGCTGGGTGATCGGTACCGGCGTCTACATCGACGACGTGGACGCGGCCTTCTGGAAAGTCGCCATGACGCTGGGCGGGATCGCCGCGACCGCCATGGCGGCGCTACTCATCCTCGCCGTCTTCATCACCCGTTCCATCGTGCGTCCGATCGGTCGCGCGGTCGAGGCTGCCAACCAGCTTGCCGAAGGCGACCTCAGCATGCGGATCGAGGCAACCGGCCGGGACGAAACGGGCCAGTTGCTGCGCGCGGTACGCAAGGTCCAGGAGAGCCTACAGGCACTTTCCGCCGACACCCGTCACTTGATTCGGGCGGCGGAGCTGGGCCGGCTTTCCGAGCGCGCCGACGCTGGCAAGCATGCGGGCGAATACCGCACGATCATGGATGGCATCAACGCCACCCTGGACCGCCTGGTGGGATTTTTGGATCTCATGCCCGCTCCGGCCATGGCGGTGGACCGCGATTTCAACGTCCAGTACATCACCGAAATGGGCGCCAGGATCGGCAACAAACTCCCGGCGCAGGTACGGGGCACCAAGTGCTACGACCACTTCAAGACCTCTGACTGCCGCACCGAGCGCTGCGCAGTTGCCCGTGCCATGGCGAGCGGCCAGTTGGCCTCCAGCGAGGCTGATGCCCACCCCGGAGGCCGGGATCTGGAGATCGACTATACCGGTACCCCGGTGCGTAACCGAAACGGCGACATCGTCGGCGCCTTCGAGTTCATCGTCGATCAGACGGCGATCAAACAGAGCGCCCGCGTGGCCAGAAAGGTGTCCGACTACCAGCAGGCCGAGACTCTGAAGCTGGTGGCGGGGCTCGGTCACCTCGCCGAGGGCGAGGTGGACTTCAGCATCGAGACCGCGCCCGCCGATGGCGACACGCAGGCGGTCAAGGAGACCTACGATACCATCGCCACGGCGGTGAATACCTGTGTCGGTGCCATCAAGAGCGTCATCGCCGACACGGGCACGCTGTCCCAGGCGGCGCTGGCGGGCCAGCTCGACGTGCGCGCGGACGCCGCTCGCCACCGGGGCGACTTTCGCCGGATCGTCGAGGGGATCAATGCCACGCTGGACGCGGTGATCGGTCCGGTCAACGAAGTCGTGCGCATTCTGGCGCTGATGGAAGCGGGCAACCTCTGCGAGACGATCGAGGTTCAGTATCGGGGGCGGCTGCAGGAGTTGCGCGACAGCGTCAACAACACCGTCACCCGCCTAGCGCATACCATGCGCGACGTGCGCGCCACCGCCGCCGATCTGGCCAGTGCCGCCGACCAGGTCAGCATGACCGCCCAATCGCTGTCCCAGGGGGCCACGCAACAGGCGGCCAGCGTGGAGGAAACCTCGGCCTCCATCGAACAGATGTCCGCCTCGGTCGCCCAGAACACCGAAAACGCCCTGGTGACCGACGGCATGGCCGCGAAGGCCAGTCAGGAGGCCAAGGAGGGCGGGGCGGCGGTCAAGGAGATGGTCGGCGCCATGAAACAGATCGCCAACAAGATCGGCATCATCGACGACATCGCCTACCAGACCAACCTGCTGGCGCTCAACGCCGCCATCGAAGCGGCGCGCGCCGGGGAGCACGGCAAGGGCTTCGCGGTGGTGGCCGCCGAGGTGCGCAAGCTCGCCGAGCGCAGCCAGGAGGCCGCCCAGGAGATCGGCGAGGTGGCCAGCTCCAGCGTGGACCTGGCCGAGACGGCCGGGCGCCTGCTCGAGCAGATCGTGCCCGCCATCGCCAAGACCTCGGACCTGGTGCAGGAGATTTCGGCGGCCTCCAGCGAACAGTCCACCGGCGTGCGCCAGATCAACAGCGCCATGGATCAGCTCAACCAAGCGACCCAGCAGAACGCCTCGGCCTCCGAGGAACTGGCCGCCACCGCCGAGGAGATGAGCGGTCAGGCCGAGCAGCTCCAGGGGATGATGCGGTTCTTCAAGACCGGCGCGGAACCGGCGCTCCCGGCGACGCCCGCCAAGGTGAGTGCGGCGGGACGGCCCAAGGCGATGTCCAGCTTCTCAAGCAAGCACCAGGCCGTCGCCTCGCCGACGCTGGATCCCGAGTTCGTGAGCTTCTGA
- a CDS encoding chemotaxis protein CheW has translation MGSLATDIRPPVGEAGTREKESAHQYLTFTVSGQVYGIGILTIKEIIQYGGVCGVPMLPAFIRGVINLRGAVVPVVDLSVRFHGQVAPTGKRNCIVIVETRADEGVQDVGVVVDSVSAVLDIAAAEIEPAPVFGARIKTDFIRGMGKVDGRFVILLDVERVLGTEGLVAVVRATQAASGP, from the coding sequence ATGGGATCGCTTGCAACCGACATCCGCCCCCCCGTCGGGGAGGCCGGGACGCGCGAGAAAGAGAGCGCGCACCAGTATCTCACCTTCACGGTGAGCGGGCAGGTGTATGGCATCGGCATCCTGACCATCAAGGAAATCATCCAGTACGGCGGCGTGTGCGGCGTGCCCATGCTGCCCGCGTTCATCCGGGGCGTGATCAACCTGCGCGGGGCGGTGGTGCCGGTGGTGGATCTGTCGGTGCGCTTCCATGGCCAGGTGGCGCCGACGGGCAAGCGCAACTGCATCGTCATCGTCGAGACGCGGGCGGACGAGGGGGTGCAGGACGTAGGAGTGGTGGTGGACAGCGTCTCGGCGGTGCTGGACATCGCGGCCGCCGAGATCGAACCCGCCCCGGTCTTCGGCGCCCGGATCAAGACCGACTTCATCCGCGGCATGGGCAAGGTCGACGGGCGCTTCGTGATCCTGCTCGACGTCGAGCGCGTCCTCGGCACCGAGGGCCTGGTGGCCGTGGTACGTGCGACCCAGGCAGCAAGCGGACCATAA
- a CDS encoding CheR family methyltransferase gives MHTSSLSDLEFAHFRKFIHGIAGIHLGPAKKTLVAGRLAKRLRFHGLASFGDYYRLLSADPDERQIAVDLLTTNETYFFREPRHFELLRERLLPKHPPGQMFRVWSAACSSGEEVYTLAMVLADALGEAPWEVLGSDLSTRVLEQADSGLYSLERTAGLSGDHLRRYCLKGIGSQEGRFVVSSLLRAQVRFAQINLTEPLPAIGMFDAIFLRNVMIYFQPETKRQVVERLLTRLRPGGWLFVGHSESLHGLANGLEGVAPSVYRKA, from the coding sequence ATGCACACGTCCAGCCTGAGCGATCTGGAATTCGCTCACTTCAGGAAATTCATTCATGGCATCGCGGGCATTCATCTCGGCCCGGCCAAAAAAACCCTGGTGGCGGGGCGACTGGCGAAACGACTCCGCTTCCACGGACTGGCCAGCTTCGGCGATTATTATCGCCTGCTGTCCGCCGATCCGGACGAGCGGCAGATCGCCGTGGATCTGCTCACCACCAACGAGACCTATTTTTTCCGCGAACCGCGTCATTTCGAGCTGCTGCGCGAGCGTCTGCTGCCCAAGCATCCGCCGGGACAGATGTTCCGCGTCTGGAGCGCCGCCTGTTCCAGCGGCGAGGAAGTCTACACCCTGGCCATGGTCCTGGCGGACGCGTTGGGGGAGGCGCCCTGGGAGGTGCTGGGCTCGGACCTCAGCACCCGGGTGCTGGAGCAGGCCGACTCCGGCCTCTATTCCCTGGAACGTACCGCCGGGCTGTCCGGGGATCACCTGCGACGCTATTGCCTCAAGGGAATCGGCAGCCAGGAAGGCCGCTTCGTCGTTTCGTCCTTGCTCCGTGCCCAGGTGCGTTTCGCGCAGATCAATCTGACCGAGCCGTTGCCCGCCATCGGGATGTTTGACGCGATCTTCCTGCGTAACGTCATGATCTATTTCCAGCCCGAGACCAAACGCCAGGTGGTGGAGCGACTGCTCACCCGGCTGCGACCCGGTGGCTGGCTGTTCGTCGGCCATTCGGAGAGTCTCCACGGACTGGCGAATGGCCTGGAAGGCGTGGCGCCTTCCGTCTACCGAAAAGCGTGA
- a CDS encoding chemotaxis protein CheD, with amino-acid sequence MQDIYIHPCEVWFGGGRTRLRTTLGSCVAITLWHPTLHIGGICHFMLSHSPSVRRVDREGCYADTAMELLQAKLCATGQRPEAFEAKLFGAGNMFCRSGLSSKSIPIRIQERNIAAGRELAMQYGHRVVAEHVGGRGHRQLVFDLATGLAWLKHAGGSCADHCECRCAEKAA; translated from the coding sequence ATGCAAGACATCTATATCCATCCCTGCGAAGTCTGGTTCGGCGGCGGGCGCACCCGCCTGCGCACCACCCTTGGCTCCTGCGTTGCCATTACCCTGTGGCATCCGACTCTGCACATCGGCGGCATTTGCCATTTCATGCTCTCCCACTCCCCGAGCGTCAGACGGGTGGATCGCGAGGGTTGCTATGCCGATACGGCCATGGAACTGCTGCAGGCCAAGCTCTGCGCCACGGGTCAGCGACCGGAGGCGTTCGAGGCCAAGCTGTTCGGTGCCGGCAATATGTTCTGCCGCTCGGGACTGTCGTCGAAATCCATCCCGATCCGGATCCAGGAGCGCAACATCGCCGCCGGGCGCGAGTTGGCCATGCAGTACGGCCATCGCGTGGTCGCCGAACATGTGGGGGGACGGGGTCATCGCCAGCTCGTTTTCGACCTTGCCACGGGTCTGGCCTGGCTCAAGCACGCGGGAGGATCCTGCGCGGACCACTGCGAGTGCCGCTGCGCGGAGAAAGCCGCATGA
- a CDS encoding protein-glutamate methylesterase/protein-glutamine glutaminase, whose protein sequence is MSPSVKVMIVDDSATVRQVLSSLLDAEPDIEVIGTAADPLFALEKMNRNWPDVIVLDVEMPRMDGITFMKKLMAERPTPVVICSSLTESGAQTTVQALAAGAMDIITKPHVGLRDFLTGAGKEVAAAVRAAAKANLKRLPPMVAAPPKHSADVVLAAPVQAMHQTTEKVVALGTSTGGTQALEMLLTSLPRTAPGLVVVQHMPEKFTAAFAQRLTNLCEIEVREARQGDRVLPGRALIAPGGRHLLLQRNGAQYQVDVVDGPPVSRHRPSVNVLFRSAARSAGRNAMGIIMTGMGDDGACGLKEMHDAGAWTVAQDEATCVVYGMPREAVKLGGVDRSLPLQELAGAILAFANGPRSRPGEPSV, encoded by the coding sequence ATGAGCCCATCCGTGAAGGTCATGATCGTGGACGATTCGGCGACCGTGCGACAGGTGCTCTCCAGCCTCCTGGACGCGGAGCCGGACATCGAGGTCATCGGCACCGCCGCCGATCCGCTATTTGCCCTGGAGAAAATGAACCGCAACTGGCCGGATGTCATCGTGCTGGACGTGGAGATGCCCCGCATGGACGGCATTACCTTCATGAAGAAGCTGATGGCCGAGCGCCCGACGCCGGTGGTGATCTGTTCCTCCCTGACGGAATCGGGGGCGCAGACGACCGTTCAGGCGCTGGCGGCGGGGGCCATGGACATCATTACCAAACCGCACGTGGGACTGAGAGACTTTCTCACCGGCGCAGGCAAGGAGGTGGCGGCGGCGGTGCGGGCCGCCGCGAAGGCCAACCTGAAACGCCTGCCACCGATGGTGGCCGCCCCTCCCAAGCATTCCGCCGATGTGGTGCTCGCCGCTCCGGTTCAGGCCATGCACCAGACGACCGAGAAAGTCGTCGCGCTCGGAACCTCGACCGGCGGTACCCAGGCGCTGGAAATGTTGCTGACCAGTCTCCCCCGCACCGCGCCCGGCCTGGTCGTGGTCCAGCACATGCCCGAGAAGTTCACCGCCGCCTTCGCGCAACGTCTAACCAATCTGTGCGAAATCGAGGTACGCGAGGCGAGGCAGGGTGATCGGGTGTTGCCCGGCCGCGCCCTCATCGCCCCCGGGGGGCGTCATCTGCTGCTTCAGCGCAACGGCGCCCAATATCAGGTGGACGTGGTGGACGGCCCACCCGTGAGTCGCCATCGACCTTCCGTGAATGTCCTGTTTCGCTCCGCCGCCCGCAGCGCCGGCCGCAACGCCATGGGGATCATCATGACCGGCATGGGCGACGATGGGGCGTGCGGACTCAAGGAAATGCACGACGCGGGCGCCTGGACCGTCGCCCAGGATGAGGCCACCTGCGTGGTGTATGGCATGCCCAGGGAGGCGGTGAAATTGGGCGGCGTGGACCGCTCACTGCCGTTGCAGGAACTCGCCGGGGCCATTCTGGCGTTCGCCAACGGCCCGCGATCACGGCCGGGAGAGCCGAGCGTATGA
- a CDS encoding putative bifunctional diguanylate cyclase/phosphodiesterase — MSFLHCLLRRDVDVADQADAEQTLFSGSEDCRQLIENAPEGILIMDANGRFLYVNRHLALMVGYPANDLMGRVLGDLIPDRQQRDELCQFLKNLPQRLDPATEQCLSTLLRRRDGTEFTADIRLNWLDSGGKPRITAFVRDLTGHQQQAYLLRTMATYDDLTGLPNRMQLPELLAATLSASGGVSVGAALLLMDLDHFRQVNDSLGHEFGDLLLMAVCARLVECLPPGTPLVRFSGDELVALLENVDRDQVIRVAEDVRTALDTPILINDWEYRQSVSLGIALIPLDGQELSPLVRKADLALGCAKAAGRNTYEFYDGPVAERALRRHQLHGLLRQALERREFHLHYQPRVDLLSGRISGWEALLRWNSPEEGAIGPAEFIPVAEESGLILGIGDWVLHHALAQHAHWQALGLAPGIMAINVSPRQLRLPDFTQRIAAALALNRLQPGQLEIEITETALMEDVSHATLRLNELSRLGVKLAVDDFGTGYSSLGYLRTFPLDRLKIDRSFVTPLGSDAHDEAIAHAIIVLAHSLDLTVVAEGVETEAQLRYLLSNQCEEIQGFLFSRPLPAGECERLLREDRRLAVDDRVSTGSVAVGRD; from the coding sequence ATGTCCTTTTTGCATTGTCTCCTGCGCCGTGACGTAGACGTAGCGGACCAGGCAGACGCCGAACAGACGTTGTTCAGTGGATCGGAAGATTGCCGGCAGCTGATCGAAAACGCCCCCGAAGGCATCCTGATCATGGACGCCAACGGTCGCTTTCTCTACGTCAACCGGCACCTGGCGCTCATGGTGGGCTATCCGGCCAATGACTTGATGGGCCGGGTGTTGGGAGATCTGATCCCCGATCGCCAGCAACGCGACGAATTGTGCCAGTTTCTCAAGAACCTGCCCCAACGGCTCGATCCCGCCACGGAACAGTGTTTATCGACGCTGTTGCGGCGGCGAGATGGCACGGAGTTTACCGCGGACATTCGATTGAACTGGCTGGACAGCGGCGGAAAACCCAGGATCACGGCCTTCGTGCGCGATCTGACGGGTCACCAGCAACAGGCATACCTGCTGCGGACGATGGCGACCTACGATGACTTGACCGGGCTGCCCAACCGCATGCAGTTGCCGGAACTCCTGGCCGCCACCTTGTCGGCGTCCGGTGGCGTAAGCGTTGGCGCCGCCTTGTTGCTGATGGATCTGGACCACTTTCGGCAAGTCAATGACAGTCTGGGCCACGAGTTCGGCGATCTGCTCCTGATGGCCGTGTGCGCTCGGCTGGTCGAATGTCTTCCGCCCGGCACGCCCCTAGTGCGCTTTAGCGGCGACGAACTCGTGGCCCTGTTGGAAAACGTGGACCGCGATCAGGTCATTCGGGTGGCCGAGGACGTTCGCACGGCACTGGACACGCCGATTCTCATCAACGACTGGGAGTATCGCCAGAGCGTGAGTCTGGGGATCGCCCTCATCCCCTTGGATGGCCAGGAGTTAAGCCCGTTGGTCCGCAAGGCCGACTTGGCGCTGGGTTGCGCGAAGGCGGCGGGGCGCAATACCTATGAGTTCTACGATGGCCCGGTGGCGGAAAGGGCGCTGCGCCGCCATCAACTCCATGGCCTGCTGCGTCAGGCGCTGGAGCGGCGGGAATTTCACCTCCATTATCAGCCGCGTGTGGATCTGCTCAGCGGACGTATCTCCGGCTGGGAGGCGCTGCTGCGCTGGAACAGTCCCGAGGAGGGGGCGATCGGCCCGGCGGAGTTCATCCCGGTGGCGGAGGAATCGGGGCTCATCCTGGGCATCGGCGACTGGGTTCTGCATCACGCCTTGGCGCAACACGCCCACTGGCAAGCCCTGGGGCTTGCGCCAGGCATCATGGCGATCAATGTGTCTCCCCGTCAGCTTCGCCTTCCGGATTTCACTCAACGCATCGCCGCGGCGCTGGCCCTGAACCGCCTTCAGCCTGGACAACTGGAGATCGAGATTACCGAAACCGCCTTGATGGAGGACGTCTCCCATGCAACCCTGCGACTGAACGAACTCAGTCGCCTGGGCGTCAAGCTGGCGGTGGACGATTTTGGCACGGGCTATTCCTCCTTGGGCTACTTGCGCACCTTTCCCCTCGATCGGCTCAAGATCGATCGTTCCTTCGTGACGCCGCTGGGTAGCGATGCGCATGACGAAGCGATCGCGCACGCCATCATCGTGCTGGCTCACTCCCTGGACCTGACCGTGGTGGCCGAAGGGGTGGAGACCGAGGCCCAGCTGCGCTATCTGCTGTCGAATCAGTGCGAAGAGATTCAAGGCTTCTTGTTCAGCCGCCCGCTGCCGGCCGGGGAATGCGAGCGACTGCTGCGCGAGGATCGACGCTTGGCGGTCGATGACAGGGTGTCGACTGGATCGGTCGCGGTTGGTCGTGATTGA